From the genome of Azospirillum brasilense, one region includes:
- a CDS encoding ribonuclease J: protein MTQPDSAPSVHPVEGDGDLFAPEDDALYFLPLGGSGEIGMNLNLYGHRGKWLMVDLGISFADDTMPGLDVIMPDPAFIAERRHDLVGIVVTHAHEDHLGAIQYLWPQLRVPVYCTPFTAAVLRAKLHERGLAGVVPVHEVALGSTIEVGPFSVEYVTLTHSIPEPNALAIRTAAGTVLHTGDWKLDPEPLVGEAADEERLRAIGDEGVLALVGDSTNALVPGSSGSEGSVRKTLTALIGQFPDVRVAVSCFATNVARLESIAHAAAAHGRHVALVGRSMWRINEAARSNGYLADVPAFLTEHDANYVPRDKLVLVCTGSQGEPRSALARIASDDHPQVSLQRGDVVIFSSREIPGNERAIGRMQNLLVGQGIRIVTADEAPVHVSGHPAQDELVRMYQWVRPRIAMPVHGEQRHQLEHAKLARACQVPEALVPGNGDLIRLTPDAPPRVVAQVRSGRMALDGKRLIPLDTGLMRARHRMVHNGAAVVTLVMNGKGELVTAPQIAVMGLLDDSADRDMLLDVVDAVREAVAEMPKSARSDDEQVRAAARIAVRRCFNATHGKKPVTDVHLVRV, encoded by the coding sequence ATGACCCAACCCGACTCCGCTCCCTCCGTCCACCCGGTCGAGGGAGACGGCGACCTGTTCGCTCCCGAGGACGACGCGCTCTACTTCCTGCCGCTGGGCGGTTCGGGCGAGATCGGCATGAACCTCAACCTCTACGGCCATCGCGGCAAGTGGTTGATGGTGGATCTCGGCATCTCCTTTGCGGACGACACGATGCCGGGGCTGGACGTCATCATGCCGGACCCCGCCTTCATCGCGGAGCGCCGGCACGACCTCGTGGGCATTGTGGTGACGCACGCGCACGAGGATCATCTGGGGGCCATCCAGTATCTGTGGCCGCAGCTCCGCGTGCCCGTCTACTGCACGCCCTTCACCGCCGCCGTGCTGCGCGCCAAGCTGCACGAGCGCGGGCTGGCCGGGGTGGTGCCGGTTCACGAGGTGGCGCTGGGCAGCACCATTGAGGTCGGTCCCTTCTCCGTCGAGTATGTGACGCTCACCCATTCCATTCCCGAGCCGAACGCCCTGGCGATCCGCACCGCCGCCGGCACCGTGCTGCACACCGGCGATTGGAAGCTCGACCCCGAGCCGCTGGTGGGAGAGGCGGCCGACGAGGAGCGGCTGCGCGCCATCGGCGACGAGGGCGTGCTGGCGCTGGTCGGCGACAGCACCAACGCTCTGGTGCCCGGCAGTTCCGGGTCGGAAGGAAGCGTGCGCAAGACGCTGACCGCGCTGATCGGGCAGTTTCCCGATGTGCGCGTCGCGGTGAGCTGCTTCGCCACCAACGTCGCGCGGCTCGAGAGCATCGCCCACGCGGCGGCGGCGCACGGGCGCCACGTCGCGCTGGTCGGGCGGTCCATGTGGCGGATCAACGAGGCCGCGCGCTCCAACGGCTACCTTGCCGACGTGCCGGCCTTTCTGACCGAGCATGACGCCAACTACGTGCCGCGCGACAAGCTGGTGCTGGTCTGCACCGGCAGCCAGGGGGAGCCGCGCTCCGCGCTCGCGCGCATCGCATCGGACGACCATCCGCAGGTGTCACTCCAGCGCGGCGACGTGGTGATCTTCTCCTCCCGCGAGATTCCGGGCAACGAGCGGGCTATCGGCCGCATGCAGAATTTGCTGGTCGGGCAGGGCATCCGCATCGTCACCGCCGACGAGGCGCCGGTCCATGTGTCCGGCCACCCGGCGCAGGATGAGCTGGTCCGCATGTACCAGTGGGTGCGCCCGCGCATCGCCATGCCGGTCCACGGCGAGCAGCGCCACCAGCTGGAGCATGCCAAGTTGGCCCGCGCCTGTCAGGTGCCGGAGGCGCTGGTCCCCGGCAACGGCGACCTGATCCGGCTGACGCCCGACGCGCCGCCGCGGGTGGTGGCGCAGGTCCGCTCCGGCCGCATGGCGCTGGACGGCAAGCGGCTGATTCCGCTCGACACCGGTCTGATGCGGGCGCGCCACCGGATGGTCCACAACGGCGCCGCCGTGGTCACGCTGGTGATGAACGGCAAGGGCGAGCTGGTGACCGCGCCACAGATCGCGGTGATGGGGTTGCTGGACGACTCGGCGGACCGCGACATGCTGCTTGACGTGGTGGACGCGGTGCGCGAGGCCGTCGCCGAGATGCCGAAATCGGCCCGTTCGGACGACGAGCAGGTGCGCGCCGCCGCCCGGATCGCCGTTCGCCGCTGCTTCAACGCGACGCACGGCAAGAAGCCGGTGACGGACGTGCATCTCGTCCGTGTATAA
- a CDS encoding type III pantothenate kinase, translating to MLLAIDAGNTNVVFAIYEGDQQRGLWRTATDKKRTADEYMVWVTHLMALKGLRPADIDSAIIASVVPGATFNLKRLCKDHFGCEPLVVGQPGVDLGTRALVDRPDEVGADRLVNTVAAAATYQTPLIVIDFGTATTFDVVDRDGNYRGGVIAPGLNLSLEALQMAASKLPRVEIQQPGHVIGTNTVECMQSGIFWGYVGLIEGLVNRIRAEYGEPMTVVATGGLGVLFAKATHVIEHTDGELTLRGLLLIHKRNTAQ from the coding sequence ATGCTGCTCGCCATCGACGCCGGAAACACCAACGTGGTGTTCGCGATTTATGAGGGCGACCAACAGCGCGGCCTGTGGCGCACGGCGACCGACAAGAAGCGCACCGCCGACGAATACATGGTGTGGGTGACCCACCTGATGGCGCTGAAGGGGCTGCGCCCGGCGGACATCGACAGCGCCATCATCGCCAGCGTGGTGCCCGGCGCCACCTTCAACCTCAAGCGCCTGTGCAAGGATCATTTCGGCTGCGAGCCCCTGGTGGTCGGCCAGCCGGGGGTCGATCTCGGCACCCGCGCGCTGGTGGACCGGCCGGACGAAGTCGGCGCCGACCGGCTGGTCAACACGGTGGCGGCGGCGGCCACCTACCAGACGCCGCTGATCGTCATCGACTTCGGAACCGCAACGACCTTCGACGTGGTCGACCGCGACGGCAATTACCGCGGCGGCGTCATCGCTCCCGGTCTGAACCTGTCGCTGGAGGCGCTCCAGATGGCGGCGAGCAAGCTGCCCCGCGTCGAGATCCAGCAGCCGGGTCACGTCATCGGAACCAACACAGTCGAGTGCATGCAGTCCGGCATCTTCTGGGGTTACGTCGGCCTGATCGAAGGGCTGGTCAACCGCATCCGGGCGGAGTACGGCGAGCCGATGACGGTCGTCGCGACCGGAGGGCTGGGTGTGCTTTTCGCCAAGGCAACCCATGTAATCGAACACACCGACGGCGAACTCACGCTGCGCGGTCTCCTCCTGATCCACAAGCGCAACACGGCCCAATGA
- a CDS encoding biotin--[acetyl-CoA-carboxylase] ligase, producing the protein MTAGNEAEAARLRLPPGFRVMAFDSVGSTNDEAKAFARSGAAEGTIVWAKRQDSGRGRRGRAWTSPEGNLYSSTILRPSRPPAEAAQISFVAALAIADTAAAVLPDPDGVRCKWPNDVLVHGRKLSGILLESEAAAGGGVSWLVLGVGINLRHFPDGTDYAATSLAAEGAPALQPAALLEIYAEQLARWYGVWAEHGFGPVRAAWLKRARGLGEPIVVRLPDRTLTGTFADLDSDGVLLLDRDDGAGRQRIAAGDVFFPPAVET; encoded by the coding sequence ATGACGGCAGGAAACGAAGCGGAGGCGGCGCGCTTGCGCTTGCCTCCGGGCTTCCGGGTGATGGCCTTCGACTCCGTCGGCAGCACGAACGACGAGGCGAAGGCCTTCGCGCGTTCGGGGGCTGCCGAAGGCACCATCGTCTGGGCGAAGCGGCAGGACTCCGGTCGCGGCCGTCGCGGCCGGGCCTGGACGTCGCCGGAAGGCAATCTGTACAGTTCGACCATTCTGCGTCCCTCGCGCCCGCCGGCCGAGGCGGCGCAGATTTCGTTCGTGGCGGCGCTCGCCATCGCCGACACAGCCGCCGCCGTCCTCCCCGATCCCGACGGCGTGCGCTGCAAATGGCCGAACGACGTGCTGGTGCATGGCCGCAAGCTGTCCGGCATCCTGCTCGAGTCGGAGGCTGCTGCCGGGGGAGGGGTGTCCTGGCTGGTGCTCGGCGTCGGCATCAACCTGCGGCATTTTCCCGACGGAACGGACTACGCGGCCACTTCGCTGGCGGCGGAGGGCGCTCCGGCGCTGCAGCCCGCGGCGCTGCTGGAAATCTACGCGGAGCAATTGGCGCGCTGGTACGGCGTCTGGGCGGAGCATGGCTTCGGCCCGGTGCGCGCCGCTTGGCTGAAGCGGGCGCGGGGTCTGGGCGAGCCCATCGTCGTCCGTCTGCCGGACCGCACGCTGACCGGTACCTTCGCCGATCTGGACAGCGACGGCGTTCTGTTGCTTGATCGGGATGACGGGGCGGGGCGCCAGCGCATCGCCGCCGGAGACGTGTTTTTCCCACCCGCGGTGGAGACCTGA
- the nuoN gene encoding NADH-quinone oxidoreductase subunit NuoN has product MTAVFPDIWPALPEIFLACAGMALLLIGVFRGDGFTRPIGYMTMVALLLAAILTMGYGTGRVVTFNGLFVMDAFGVFMKVLILVAASLSVLLALGFNEREKMARFEFPVLMLFATLGMLMMVSANDLISLYVGLETQSLALYVIAAFRRDSAKSSEAGLKYFVLGSLSSGMLLYGASMVYGFAGTTSFDKIAALFAGGAHPSVGVIIGLVFVAAGLAFKISAVPFHMWTPDVYEGAPTPVTAFFAAAPKVAAIALFTRLLIEPFGHLAHQWQQIIIVSSILSMSLGAFAAITQSNIKRLMAYSSIGHVGYALVGLASGTQEGVRGVLIYMAVYVVMNIGTFAVILCMKQQGRMVEEIKDLAGLSRTNPLLAGAMAVFMFSMAGIPPMAGFFSKLYVFLAAIEAQLYTLAVIGVLTSVVGAYYYLRIIKIMYFDEPVEAFDKIGDDGMTGILIATGLFTLLFFVVPAPILNYAAAAAASLFAG; this is encoded by the coding sequence ATGACCGCTGTGTTTCCCGACATCTGGCCGGCCCTGCCGGAAATCTTCCTCGCCTGCGCCGGCATGGCCCTGCTGCTGATCGGCGTGTTCCGCGGCGACGGCTTCACGCGCCCCATCGGCTACATGACGATGGTGGCGCTGCTGCTGGCCGCCATATTGACTATGGGCTACGGCACCGGCCGGGTCGTCACCTTCAACGGCCTCTTCGTGATGGACGCCTTCGGCGTCTTCATGAAGGTGTTGATCCTCGTCGCCGCCTCGCTGTCCGTTCTCCTCGCGCTCGGCTTCAACGAGCGCGAGAAGATGGCCCGGTTCGAGTTTCCGGTGCTGATGCTCTTCGCCACGCTCGGCATGTTGATGATGGTGTCGGCCAACGACCTCATCTCGCTCTATGTCGGGCTGGAGACGCAGAGCCTTGCGCTCTACGTCATCGCCGCCTTCCGCCGCGACAGCGCCAAGTCCTCCGAAGCGGGTCTGAAGTACTTCGTGCTCGGCTCGCTCTCCTCGGGCATGCTGCTGTACGGCGCCTCGATGGTCTACGGCTTCGCCGGCACGACCTCCTTCGACAAGATCGCCGCCCTGTTCGCCGGTGGCGCGCATCCGTCGGTGGGCGTCATCATCGGTCTGGTCTTCGTCGCCGCCGGCCTGGCCTTCAAGATTTCCGCCGTTCCGTTCCACATGTGGACGCCGGACGTCTACGAGGGCGCGCCGACTCCGGTCACGGCCTTCTTCGCCGCCGCCCCGAAGGTCGCCGCCATCGCGCTGTTCACCCGCCTGCTGATCGAGCCGTTCGGTCATCTGGCCCACCAGTGGCAGCAGATCATCATCGTCAGCTCGATCCTCTCGATGTCGCTCGGCGCCTTCGCGGCCATCACCCAGAGCAACATCAAGCGGCTCATGGCCTACAGCTCCATCGGCCACGTCGGCTACGCCCTGGTCGGACTCGCGTCCGGCACCCAGGAGGGCGTGCGCGGCGTTCTGATCTACATGGCGGTCTACGTCGTCATGAACATCGGCACCTTCGCTGTCATCCTGTGCATGAAGCAGCAGGGCCGCATGGTCGAGGAGATCAAGGACCTCGCCGGCCTGTCGCGCACCAACCCGCTGCTGGCGGGTGCGATGGCGGTGTTCATGTTCTCCATGGCGGGCATCCCGCCGATGGCCGGCTTCTTCAGCAAGCTCTACGTCTTCCTCGCCGCCATCGAGGCGCAGCTCTACACGCTGGCGGTGATCGGCGTTCTGACCAGCGTCGTGGGCGCCTACTACTACCTGCGCATCATCAAGATCATGTACTTCGATGAGCCGGTGGAGGCGTTCGACAAGATCGGCGACGACGGGATGACCGGCATCCTGATCGCCACGGGCTTGTTCACGCTGCTGTTCTTCGTGGTTCCGGCCCCGATCCTGAACTACGCGGCGGCGGCGGCGGCCTCGCTGTTCGCCGGATGA
- a CDS encoding NADH-quinone oxidoreductase subunit M, translating to MASWPLLSFTTFLPLAGVALILLFCRGNTPDVVRNVRYVALWTTVITFVLSLFIWFNFDPRNPGYQLVEKAAWIPEFGISYHMGVDGISMLFVILSTFLMPLCILSSWEAVQTRVKEYMIAFLVLETLMVGMFCALDFVLFYMFFEGVLIPMFLIIGVWGGARRVYAAFKFFLYTLLGSVLMLLAILAMYFAAGTTDIPTITATHFPRNMQLWLWLAFFASFAVKVPMWPVHTWLPDAHVEAPTAGSVILAGVLLKMGGYGFLRFNIPMLPEATEYFAPMVYALSIVAVIYTSLVALAQEDMKKLIAYSSVAHMGFVTIGMFALNQQGIEGSIFTMLSHGIVSGALFLCVGVVYDRLHTREIARYGGLVKNMPKYAVVFLFMTMASVGLPGTSGFVGEFLVLLGAFRDNTWVAFLAATGLILGPAYALWLFRRVVYGKLVKADVRAMFDLNTREVAIFLPLIVVVLWMGVYPNSFLNVTSASVGQLIQTYQTKLAAAQGGADVSVAAR from the coding sequence ATGGCTAGCTGGCCGCTCCTGTCGTTCACGACCTTCCTGCCGCTGGCCGGTGTGGCGCTGATCCTGCTCTTCTGCAGGGGCAACACACCGGATGTGGTTCGGAACGTCCGTTACGTCGCGCTCTGGACGACGGTCATCACCTTCGTCCTGTCGCTGTTCATCTGGTTCAACTTCGACCCGCGCAACCCGGGCTATCAGCTCGTGGAGAAGGCGGCGTGGATTCCCGAGTTCGGGATCTCCTACCACATGGGCGTGGACGGCATTTCAATGCTGTTCGTCATCCTCTCCACCTTCCTGATGCCGCTCTGCATCCTCTCCTCCTGGGAGGCGGTGCAGACCCGGGTGAAGGAATACATGATCGCCTTCCTCGTGCTGGAAACCCTCATGGTGGGGATGTTCTGCGCGCTGGATTTCGTCCTCTTCTACATGTTCTTCGAGGGCGTGCTGATCCCGATGTTCCTGATCATCGGTGTCTGGGGCGGTGCGCGGCGCGTCTACGCGGCGTTCAAGTTCTTCCTCTACACGCTGCTCGGCTCGGTCCTGATGCTGCTGGCCATCCTGGCCATGTACTTCGCGGCCGGCACGACGGACATCCCGACGATCACGGCGACCCATTTCCCGCGCAACATGCAGCTCTGGCTGTGGCTGGCCTTCTTCGCGTCCTTCGCGGTGAAGGTGCCGATGTGGCCGGTGCACACCTGGCTCCCCGACGCCCACGTCGAGGCGCCGACCGCCGGGTCGGTCATCCTGGCCGGTGTTCTGCTGAAGATGGGCGGCTACGGCTTCCTGCGCTTCAACATCCCGATGCTGCCCGAGGCGACCGAGTATTTCGCCCCGATGGTCTACGCCCTGTCGATCGTCGCGGTGATCTACACCTCCCTCGTCGCCCTGGCGCAGGAGGACATGAAGAAGCTGATCGCCTACTCGTCCGTCGCCCACATGGGCTTCGTCACCATCGGCATGTTCGCGCTGAACCAGCAGGGCATCGAGGGCTCGATCTTCACGATGCTGTCGCACGGCATCGTCTCGGGCGCGCTCTTCCTCTGCGTCGGGGTGGTCTATGATCGGCTGCACACCCGCGAGATCGCCCGCTACGGCGGTCTGGTGAAGAACATGCCGAAGTACGCGGTGGTCTTCCTGTTCATGACCATGGCCTCGGTCGGCCTGCCGGGCACCTCCGGTTTCGTCGGCGAGTTCCTGGTCCTGCTCGGCGCCTTCCGCGACAACACCTGGGTCGCCTTCCTGGCCGCCACCGGCCTGATCCTGGGCCCGGCCTACGCGCTGTGGCTGTTCCGCCGCGTCGTGTACGGCAAGCTGGTCAAGGCGGACGTCCGCGCGATGTTCGACCTGAACACCCGCGAGGTTGCCATCTTCCTGCCGCTGATCGTCGTGGTGCTGTGGATGGGCGTCTACCCGAACAGCTTCCTGAACGTCACTTCGGCGTCGGTCGGGCAGCTGATCCAGACCTACCAGACCAAGCTGGCCGCCGCTCAGGGCGGGGCCGACGTCTCCGTCGCCGCGCGCTAG
- the nuoL gene encoding NADH-quinone oxidoreductase subunit L encodes MEVLVVFLPLLAFLVAGSIALFGGPKAEPAHAGGHDHHGHDHGHGHDAHAHDTHAHDEHHDDGHDDHHVVAGPPTVGDRAAQFVTTGAVLLSAILSWVLFFDVAVGGHPRTIELMSWMRSGGLDVSWALRVDQLTAVMLVVVNTVSSMVHLYSIGYMAEDPQKPRFMGYLSLFTFAMLMLVTADNLVQLFFGWEGVGLASYLLINFWYEKPSANNAAIKAFLVNRVGDFGFVLGIFAIFVLTGSVQFDAIFAKAPELAGQTLHFLSWNFDALTVTCLLLFIGAMGKSAQLGLHTWLPDAMEGPTPVSALIHAATMVTAGVFMVCRLSPVFEYAPTALEIVAVVGALTAFVAATIGFTQFDIKRVIAYSTMSQLGYMFFAAGVSAYGAAMFHLFTHAFFKALLFLGAGSVIHALHHEQDMRNMGGVWRKIPFTYAVMWIGNLALAGLPFFAGYYSKDMILEAAFASASPVGKFAFALGIAAALLTAFYSWRLLFMTFHGKPRMEKSVFDHAHESPIVMLIPLAVLALGALFAGFGFHELFIGHSMEHFWGKTILVLADNNSIEAAHHHTPGWVKLAPLVVGLIGIALAYIMYMAMPGLPEKVAGTFRGVHQFLYNKWYFDELYDRLFVRSAKYLGYGLWKSGDGAVIDGVGPDGIAAATRDVAARASRLQSGYVYHYAFAMVIGVVLLVAWLSVFG; translated from the coding sequence ATGGAAGTCCTTGTCGTATTCCTCCCGCTCCTGGCGTTCCTCGTCGCGGGTTCCATCGCCCTGTTCGGCGGGCCGAAGGCGGAGCCGGCGCACGCCGGCGGCCACGATCATCACGGGCATGACCACGGTCATGGCCACGATGCCCATGCGCACGACACGCACGCTCACGACGAGCATCACGATGACGGCCACGACGACCATCATGTCGTCGCCGGGCCGCCCACCGTGGGCGACCGCGCCGCGCAGTTCGTCACCACCGGTGCCGTCCTGCTCTCCGCGATCCTGTCCTGGGTGCTGTTCTTCGACGTCGCCGTCGGCGGGCATCCCCGCACGATCGAGCTGATGAGCTGGATGCGCAGCGGTGGCCTGGACGTGTCGTGGGCGCTGCGCGTCGACCAGCTCACCGCGGTCATGCTGGTGGTGGTCAACACCGTGTCGTCGATGGTCCACCTCTACTCCATCGGCTACATGGCCGAGGACCCGCAGAAGCCGCGCTTCATGGGCTATCTGTCGCTGTTCACCTTCGCCATGCTGATGCTGGTGACGGCCGACAACCTCGTGCAGCTCTTCTTCGGCTGGGAAGGCGTGGGTCTCGCCTCCTACCTGCTCATCAATTTCTGGTACGAGAAGCCCTCGGCCAACAACGCGGCGATCAAGGCCTTCCTGGTCAACCGTGTCGGCGACTTCGGCTTCGTGCTCGGCATCTTCGCGATCTTCGTGCTGACGGGTTCCGTCCAGTTCGACGCGATCTTCGCCAAGGCGCCGGAGCTGGCCGGCCAGACGCTGCATTTCCTCAGCTGGAACTTCGACGCGCTGACCGTCACCTGCCTGCTGCTCTTCATCGGCGCCATGGGCAAGTCGGCCCAGCTCGGCCTGCACACCTGGCTGCCGGATGCCATGGAAGGCCCGACCCCGGTGTCGGCGCTCATCCACGCGGCCACCATGGTGACCGCCGGTGTCTTCATGGTCTGCCGCCTGTCCCCGGTCTTCGAATACGCCCCGACGGCGCTCGAGATCGTGGCCGTGGTCGGCGCCCTGACGGCCTTTGTCGCGGCGACCATCGGTTTCACCCAGTTCGACATCAAGCGCGTCATCGCCTATTCGACCATGAGCCAGCTCGGCTACATGTTCTTCGCCGCAGGCGTCTCCGCCTACGGTGCGGCGATGTTCCACCTGTTCACGCACGCCTTCTTCAAGGCGCTGCTGTTCCTCGGCGCCGGTTCGGTGATCCACGCCCTGCACCACGAGCAGGACATGCGCAACATGGGCGGCGTCTGGCGGAAGATCCCCTTCACCTATGCGGTGATGTGGATCGGCAACCTCGCTCTGGCCGGTCTGCCCTTCTTCGCCGGCTACTACTCCAAGGACATGATCCTGGAGGCGGCCTTCGCCTCGGCCAGCCCGGTCGGCAAGTTCGCCTTCGCGCTCGGCATCGCCGCGGCCCTGTTGACCGCCTTCTACTCCTGGCGCCTGCTGTTCATGACCTTCCACGGCAAGCCGCGGATGGAGAAGTCGGTCTTCGACCACGCTCATGAGTCGCCGATCGTCATGCTGATCCCGCTGGCCGTCCTGGCGCTGGGCGCCCTGTTCGCCGGCTTCGGCTTCCACGAGCTGTTCATCGGCCACAGCATGGAGCATTTCTGGGGCAAGACCATCCTGGTGCTGGCAGACAACAACAGCATCGAGGCGGCCCATCATCATACCCCGGGCTGGGTCAAGCTGGCTCCGCTGGTCGTCGGCCTGATCGGCATCGCGCTCGCATACATCATGTACATGGCGATGCCGGGCCTCCCGGAGAAGGTCGCCGGTACGTTCCGTGGCGTGCACCAGTTCCTGTACAACAAGTGGTACTTCGATGAGCTGTACGACCGTCTGTTCGTGCGCTCGGCCAAGTATCTGGGCTACGGCCTGTGGAAATCCGGCGACGGCGCTGTGATCGACGGTGTCGGTCCGGACGGTATCGCCGCCGCCACCCGCGACGTCGCGGCGCGCGCCAGCCGCCTCCAGTCAGGCTACGTCTATCACTACGCCTTCGCGATGGTGATCGGTGTGGTGCTGCTGGTCGCCTGGCTCTCGGTGTTCGGTTGA
- the nuoK gene encoding NADH-quinone oxidoreductase subunit NuoK — MEIGLGHYLTVSAIIFTLGVLGIFLNRKNVIIILMSIEMMLLAVNLNLVSFSVFLNDLVGQVFSMIILTVAAAEAAIGLAILVVYFRNRGSIRVEDINLMRG; from the coding sequence ATGGAAATCGGTCTCGGGCATTATCTGACGGTCTCGGCCATCATCTTCACGCTCGGCGTCCTCGGCATCTTCCTCAACCGGAAGAACGTCATCATCATCCTGATGTCGATCGAGATGATGCTGCTCGCCGTGAACCTGAATCTGGTGTCGTTCTCGGTCTTCCTGAACGATCTCGTCGGGCAGGTCTTCTCCATGATCATCCTGACCGTCGCCGCCGCCGAGGCGGCCATCGGTCTCGCCATCCTGGTGGTGTATTTCCGCAACCGCGGCTCCATCCGGGTCGAAGACATCAATCTGATGAGGGGCTAA
- a CDS encoding NADH-quinone oxidoreductase subunit J, which yields MIVQGIAFYVFAALLVASGVMVISARNPVHSVLYLVLAFFQAAGLCVLLGAEFIAMILVIVYVGAVAVLFLFVVMMLDINFRELRAGALQYLPIGGLIGLILLAELAAVLGGWIIAPAAEKAASAPVAAMAGATNTEQLGQLIYTHYVYLFQASGIVLLIAMIGAIVLTLRQREGVRKQNIGSQLARRREDVVAIRKVPTGEGV from the coding sequence ATGATTGTTCAAGGCATCGCCTTCTACGTCTTTGCCGCGCTGCTGGTGGCCTCCGGTGTGATGGTCATCTCGGCGCGGAATCCGGTTCATTCGGTCCTTTATCTGGTCCTGGCCTTTTTCCAGGCCGCCGGCCTGTGCGTGCTGCTCGGGGCCGAGTTCATCGCGATGATCCTGGTGATCGTCTATGTGGGCGCGGTCGCGGTGCTGTTCCTGTTCGTGGTGATGATGCTCGACATCAACTTCCGCGAGCTGCGGGCGGGCGCGCTCCAATACCTGCCGATCGGCGGGCTGATCGGTCTCATCCTGTTGGCCGAACTGGCCGCCGTGCTCGGCGGCTGGATCATCGCGCCGGCGGCGGAGAAGGCCGCATCGGCTCCGGTCGCGGCAATGGCTGGAGCGACCAACACCGAGCAGCTCGGCCAGCTGATCTACACCCACTACGTCTATCTGTTCCAGGCGTCGGGCATCGTGCTGCTGATCGCCATGATCGGCGCCATCGTCCTGACCCTGCGTCAGCGCGAGGGTGTCCGGAAGCAGAACATCGGCTCCCAGCTCGCCCGTCGGCGCGAGGACGTGGTCGCCATCCGCAAGGTGCCGACCGGGGAGGGCGTGTGA
- the nuoI gene encoding NADH-quinone oxidoreductase subunit NuoI, producing the protein MAFLDRAARSLFLTELLGGLGLTLRYMFKPKVTLNYPFEKGPISPRFRGEHVLRRYPGGEERCIACKLCEAVCPALAITIEAEPREDGSRRTTRYDIDMTKCIYCGYCQEACPVDAIVMGPNFEFSTENREELFYNKQKLLANGDRWEAEIAQNLAAEAPYR; encoded by the coding sequence ATGGCGTTCCTCGATCGTGCGGCGCGCAGCCTGTTCCTGACCGAACTGTTGGGCGGCCTCGGGCTCACCCTGCGCTACATGTTCAAGCCCAAGGTGACCCTGAACTACCCGTTCGAAAAGGGCCCCATCAGCCCCCGCTTCCGCGGCGAGCACGTCCTGCGCCGGTATCCCGGCGGCGAGGAGCGCTGCATCGCCTGCAAGCTGTGCGAGGCGGTGTGTCCGGCCCTGGCCATCACCATCGAGGCCGAACCGCGTGAGGACGGCAGCCGCCGTACCACGCGCTATGACATCGACATGACGAAGTGTATCTACTGCGGCTATTGCCAGGAGGCTTGCCCGGTGGACGCCATCGTGATGGGCCCGAACTTCGAGTTCTCCACCGAGAACCGTGAAGAGCTTTTCTACAACAAGCAGAAGCTGCTGGCGAACGGCGACCGCTGGGAAGCGGAAATCGCCCAAAACCTCGCGGCCGAGGCGCCGTACCGGTAA